The Rhizobium sp. SL42 genome includes a region encoding these proteins:
- a CDS encoding bifunctional diguanylate cyclase/phosphodiesterase encodes MQKLVISEGRRRQLVVVAVASVFIVVGSVLAGLVARSITTLTTTADAIDDGRARHAAAAALQSLRKQLGATVRDNAYWDDAFKQVISDARVSWTVENWGSTSADYPLYDTAIVVDSRNAPVIAYRNGTPMDVPPSQFFDGFDALLKAARQAGPSDPVPVHFVHSSAGTALIGAATIQPFELDPAIKPETLYVLVFAKHITPQVAAEISESFSIAGLSLDAHTAPGRSEALLTDVLGNRVAVFSWPPEAPGTKSYAMIEGDLRTAGIVLVLFLCGIGAAGAVTVRNLKASESRARYRSLHDALTGLLNRAGLIESIAGASAVAKLNEAVVRLHFIDLDGFKGVNDAWGHAVGDELIVAVAHRLINALPENAIIARLGGDEFAVATLENPHLPSASDIGRQIQVALTRVFEIGGRTIEIGASVGVADSPNGEVETGELIRRADIALYRAKDLGRGGAVEFEDSFDHDNKRLADLEAELRSTLMNGGIDVSFQPLIDARSGAICGVEALARWVTERGHRIGPDIFIPLAERSGLIDLLGFQVLKKSLEAAASWPDIGLGVNVSPLQLKNPRFVKQVIDALESAEFDPSRLSIELTEGVLISNPDQARRAINGLKAAGIKIALDDFGSGFASIGTLRQFGFDRMKVDRSLIVALDHDENGGAVLHATIALANALDIPVTAEGIETEAHATAVRLSGCDSLQGYLFSRPISADQVTEAYFSSNNDHGKDQSAA; translated from the coding sequence CAGCTTGGCGCGACAGTCCGCGACAACGCATATTGGGACGACGCCTTCAAACAGGTCATCTCGGACGCCCGCGTGAGCTGGACCGTCGAAAATTGGGGGTCTACGAGCGCTGACTACCCACTTTACGATACTGCCATCGTTGTCGACAGCCGTAACGCACCGGTCATTGCTTATCGCAACGGAACGCCGATGGATGTGCCACCCTCGCAGTTCTTCGACGGTTTCGATGCTCTCCTGAAAGCTGCAAGACAGGCGGGCCCGTCCGATCCGGTGCCTGTGCACTTCGTCCACTCGTCAGCAGGGACTGCGCTGATCGGAGCGGCGACCATACAGCCGTTTGAGCTCGATCCGGCGATCAAGCCTGAAACCCTTTACGTGCTCGTGTTTGCCAAGCATATCACACCACAAGTCGCCGCCGAGATATCGGAAAGCTTCAGCATAGCCGGCCTCAGTCTAGACGCCCACACCGCTCCAGGAAGATCGGAGGCGTTGCTGACGGACGTGTTAGGGAACAGGGTGGCGGTATTCAGCTGGCCTCCAGAGGCCCCGGGGACGAAAAGTTATGCAATGATTGAAGGCGACCTAAGAACCGCCGGTATCGTTCTTGTTCTTTTCTTGTGCGGGATCGGTGCCGCTGGGGCTGTTACCGTCCGTAACCTTAAAGCGAGCGAAAGCCGCGCACGCTACAGGTCACTGCACGATGCACTCACAGGCTTGTTGAACCGGGCCGGCCTGATCGAAAGCATTGCTGGGGCATCGGCTGTGGCTAAGCTGAATGAGGCCGTCGTCAGGCTTCATTTCATCGATCTCGATGGTTTTAAGGGCGTCAATGATGCCTGGGGCCATGCAGTCGGAGACGAACTCATCGTCGCTGTCGCACACCGTTTGATCAACGCCCTCCCGGAGAATGCGATCATTGCCCGATTGGGCGGCGACGAGTTTGCTGTTGCCACCCTTGAAAACCCTCATCTCCCCTCTGCGTCCGATATCGGACGACAGATTCAGGTTGCCCTGACAAGGGTGTTTGAGATTGGCGGTCGCACGATCGAAATCGGCGCCAGTGTCGGTGTGGCAGATTCGCCAAACGGCGAAGTTGAGACGGGTGAACTCATCCGCCGCGCTGATATCGCGCTCTACCGCGCTAAGGATCTTGGCCGCGGCGGGGCGGTGGAGTTCGAGGACAGTTTCGATCACGATAACAAGAGGCTGGCAGATCTCGAAGCAGAGTTGCGGTCCACGTTGATGAATGGCGGCATCGATGTTTCGTTCCAGCCGCTTATCGACGCGCGATCGGGGGCGATTTGTGGCGTGGAAGCACTGGCCCGCTGGGTTACTGAGCGTGGGCATAGGATCGGCCCCGATATCTTTATCCCGCTGGCAGAGCGTTCGGGCCTCATCGACCTGCTTGGCTTTCAGGTGCTGAAGAAGTCCCTCGAAGCGGCGGCCTCGTGGCCTGACATTGGGCTCGGGGTCAATGTCTCTCCACTTCAGCTCAAGAACCCCAGATTTGTAAAGCAGGTCATTGACGCTTTGGAATCCGCAGAGTTCGACCCCAGCCGCTTGAGCATCGAACTGACGGAAGGGGTGTTGATCTCCAACCCGGATCAGGCACGTCGTGCCATTAATGGCTTGAAAGCTGCGGGCATTAAAATCGCCCTCGACGACTTTGGATCGGGGTTTGCGAGTATAGGAACGCTGCGTCAATTCGGCTTCGACCGCATGAAGGTGGATCGCTCCCTGATCGTTGCACTTGACCACGACGAGAACGGCGGGGCAGTGCTGCACGCGACGATCGCGCTAGCCAACGCACTTGACATCCCAGTCACAGCCGAAGGGATCGAAACAGAAGCGCATGCCACGGCCGTCAGGCTGTCAGGTTGTGACTCTCTGCAGGGATATCTGTTCAGCAGACCGATCAGCGCCGATCAGGTGACGGAGGCATATTTTAGCAGCAACAATGATCACGGCAAAGATCAGTCCGCCGCATAG
- a CDS encoding nucleotidyltransferase family protein, translating into MKQIDLMFRTMVAELQQRAFDDDWAEDFPPSGRFVPVTVDGRRYWYFDQPDGEGGQKRRYVGPGDDPLISERVETFKGEKSDYKARRKYVSTLTREAGLIPADRFTGDIVQALAKGGLFRLRGVLIGTVAFQCYSAYLGIRLPSAAILTGDADLAQDFAISAEVADSLPPILDLLKGLDLTFRAVPHISGSSRSHAFRNQSGYRVEFMTTNRGAEEYSDKPANMPALGGASAEPLRFMDFLIRDPVRSILLHGAGISVVIPDPCRYAVHKLIIAGRRQNDAGGQAKRDKDLRQAGILFEALPVTGHGPSLADALEEAWDRGPAWKLAITEAAETMHKEYWGAINRMVGMLKR; encoded by the coding sequence ATCAAGCAGATTGACCTCATGTTTCGCACCATGGTCGCGGAACTCCAGCAACGGGCATTTGATGATGATTGGGCGGAAGACTTCCCCCCATCGGGTAGATTCGTGCCGGTAACTGTCGATGGTCGGCGTTACTGGTATTTCGACCAACCCGACGGTGAGGGTGGGCAGAAGCGCCGGTATGTCGGGCCTGGCGACGACCCCTTGATTTCGGAACGGGTCGAAACCTTCAAGGGTGAGAAGTCAGACTATAAGGCTCGCCGCAAGTACGTTTCCACGCTAACGCGCGAAGCCGGTTTGATTCCCGCTGATCGCTTTACCGGCGATATCGTACAGGCGCTTGCCAAGGGCGGTCTCTTCCGGCTGCGCGGTGTTCTCATCGGCACTGTCGCATTTCAATGCTACTCAGCATATCTTGGCATCCGTCTGCCTTCGGCGGCTATCCTAACAGGTGATGCAGACCTAGCCCAGGATTTCGCGATCTCCGCCGAGGTGGCAGATTCGCTGCCGCCGATCCTCGATCTCCTAAAAGGGCTTGATCTAACGTTCCGCGCAGTGCCGCACATCAGCGGCAGCTCTCGATCTCATGCCTTCCGCAATCAGAGCGGCTACAGGGTCGAGTTTATGACAACAAATAGGGGAGCCGAAGAATATTCGGATAAACCCGCCAACATGCCCGCTCTTGGCGGCGCGTCAGCCGAACCGCTGAGATTCATGGATTTCTTGATCCGCGATCCCGTTCGTTCGATCTTGCTACATGGTGCCGGTATCTCAGTTGTTATCCCTGATCCTTGCAGGTACGCGGTGCATAAGCTTATCATTGCCGGTCGCCGCCAGAATGACGCCGGCGGCCAGGCCAAACGGGATAAAGACCTTAGACAGGCAGGAATACTATTCGAAGCCCTGCCGGTCACGGGCCATGGGCCATCCCTGGCTGACGCTCTGGAAGAGGCATGGGATCGCGGACCTGCTTGGAAGCTAGCGATCACGGAAGCAGCCGAAACCATGCACAAGGAATATTGGGGCGCTATCAATCGAATGGTTGGCATGCTCAAGAGATAA
- a CDS encoding Fic family protein, which translates to MKWNWQNTDWPNFRYDTASLVPLEQKFLQSAGEVIGAVRHFNDDDSNQLRIELLSDEAVKTSEIEGEFLDRVSVQSSLRRQFGLNTDDRQIRPQERGIAEMMADVYRSWHRPLCHEGLFHWHSMLMAGNRYIETVGTYRTHEDAMQIVSGRLDKPTIHFEAPPSRQVAAEMETFSTWFNQSGPDGQTSLQALTRAAVGHLYFESIHPFEDGNGRIGRALAEKSLAQNIGQPSLISLAFTIEKRRKAYYSELERHQRTLDITDWVIFFSETILDAQQATLERVEFFIQKAKFYDRFRDKLNERQEKVVARIFKEGTAGFKGGLSAENYISITDTSRATATRDLQQLVEIGALTRTGERRHTRYSLSLQK; encoded by the coding sequence ATGAAATGGAACTGGCAAAACACTGACTGGCCAAACTTCAGATACGACACCGCAAGCCTGGTACCGTTGGAGCAGAAATTCTTGCAGTCCGCCGGTGAGGTTATCGGTGCTGTTCGACATTTCAACGATGACGACAGCAACCAACTTCGCATTGAGTTGCTGAGCGACGAAGCGGTCAAGACCTCAGAGATTGAGGGGGAATTTCTGGACCGCGTGAGTGTCCAGTCATCACTCCGACGGCAGTTCGGTCTAAACACTGATGATAGACAGATCCGCCCCCAAGAGCGGGGGATCGCCGAGATGATGGCGGATGTCTATCGAAGTTGGCATAGGCCGCTGTGTCATGAGGGACTGTTCCACTGGCATTCAATGCTGATGGCCGGAAACCGATATATTGAAACGGTTGGTACTTACCGCACGCATGAAGACGCCATGCAGATCGTATCAGGTCGATTGGACAAGCCCACTATCCACTTCGAGGCTCCCCCATCTCGCCAAGTTGCCGCTGAGATGGAGACCTTTAGCACATGGTTCAATCAATCCGGGCCAGATGGTCAAACGTCGCTTCAAGCTTTGACGCGCGCCGCAGTAGGACACCTTTACTTTGAAAGCATACATCCATTTGAGGATGGCAACGGCCGAATTGGACGCGCGCTCGCCGAGAAATCCCTAGCGCAAAACATAGGGCAGCCAAGCCTCATTTCACTCGCCTTCACAATCGAGAAGCGCCGGAAGGCCTATTACTCTGAGCTTGAGCGGCACCAGCGCACGCTTGATATCACCGACTGGGTCATTTTCTTTTCAGAAACTATCCTGGATGCTCAACAGGCGACGCTTGAGCGCGTAGAATTCTTCATCCAGAAAGCAAAGTTCTATGATCGCTTTCGGGACAAGCTGAACGAGCGGCAAGAAAAGGTAGTCGCGCGCATTTTCAAGGAAGGCACGGCTGGCTTCAAGGGAGGTCTAAGTGCCGAAAACTATATCTCGATCACAGATACATCCCGCGCTACAGCAACACGCGACCTTCAGCAACTCGTGGAAATCGGTGCACTGACGCGTACGGGTGAACGTCGGCATACTCGGTACTCACTGTCCTTGCAGAAATAA
- a CDS encoding DUF2806 domain-containing protein — protein sequence MEKAAAEVTSAAGKSFVKVISRIANAWSAKASARMEAEAAEIKRDIAHTGALKRKKTTEEAARQKQLDDIEHAYALRQRAVGRFSADLTEEQLVIEHVIEGAARKIEVDPDNANPREPDPDWLRRFFNYVSQVDEETVLEVFMSALANAAISGRPIVPAKALDTLRFFTATSFQSFLEVAQLVLLFGHANEWQVEQTASGDKNEADIELLLELGLLKTTDSYHVSAQIGPFHVNVSYDTGTIYRFEALKLTQAGSAIVNLVDKDLSRLQSAMGNHQRSDEFEKLQKRFGVTPAKVTTLANGLIANIHDSTNVDIYIKYIDGGDAVVICDKERRTTDQPFGIRTEAFEGIPNSDSKAMFGNFIEVFDKFDRETLPAMQRRD from the coding sequence ATGGAGAAGGCCGCAGCTGAAGTCACGTCGGCGGCGGGAAAGTCATTCGTGAAAGTGATTAGCAGAATTGCCAATGCCTGGTCAGCAAAGGCCTCAGCAAGAATGGAAGCAGAGGCGGCGGAAATTAAAAGGGACATCGCACACACCGGCGCATTGAAACGGAAAAAGACCACCGAAGAGGCTGCGCGACAAAAGCAATTGGACGATATCGAGCATGCCTATGCGCTCCGGCAGAGGGCTGTTGGAAGATTTTCCGCTGACCTCACCGAAGAGCAGCTAGTGATCGAGCATGTGATCGAAGGAGCGGCAAGGAAGATTGAGGTTGATCCGGACAACGCAAACCCGCGCGAGCCCGATCCGGACTGGTTGCGGCGCTTTTTCAACTATGTATCGCAGGTGGATGAAGAGACAGTCCTAGAGGTTTTCATGTCAGCGCTGGCAAACGCGGCGATATCGGGCCGGCCGATTGTACCGGCCAAAGCACTCGACACATTACGGTTCTTTACCGCCACAAGCTTTCAATCATTTCTAGAGGTCGCTCAACTGGTTCTGCTTTTCGGGCATGCGAACGAATGGCAGGTCGAGCAAACTGCGAGCGGCGATAAAAACGAGGCCGATATCGAATTGCTTCTTGAGCTGGGTCTGCTCAAAACGACCGACAGCTACCATGTCAGTGCTCAGATTGGTCCGTTCCATGTCAACGTCTCCTACGACACCGGTACCATCTATCGATTTGAAGCGCTGAAACTGACTCAAGCCGGCAGCGCGATTGTCAACCTGGTCGACAAGGATCTCAGCAGGTTGCAGTCGGCCATGGGAAATCACCAGCGCAGTGACGAATTCGAGAAGCTGCAGAAGCGATTTGGAGTGACCCCAGCAAAGGTCACGACGCTTGCCAACGGGCTCATTGCCAATATCCACGACTCCACGAACGTCGACATTTATATCAAATACATTGATGGCGGTGACGCCGTGGTCATCTGCGATAAGGAACGGCGCACCACCGACCAGCCGTTCGGCATCAGGACCGAGGCTTTTGAGGGGATACCCAATTCAGACAGCAAGGCGATGTTTGGGAACTTCATCGAAGTCTTTGACAAGTTTGACCGAGAGACGCTGCCTGCGATGCAACGCCGCGACTAG